One window of the Granulicella arctica genome contains the following:
- a CDS encoding glycosyltransferase family 4 protein encodes MRIVQAVFGVFHHFELAHQMHRRHHLQKIYSTWPWARLKREGLPHALVGCFPLLHTTDYLLARTRFYPPAVSAKMNSWNARGFDRWTRAVIKPCDAFIAISGAGLLTGAKVQAAGGKFICDRGSTHQRYQENIVAEEFKRWGVSPSLEKPHIVIREEAIYQQADAITVPSTVSKRSFVQMGLAAEKVHVIPYGVRLDQFKRTAEPPKNSFQVLFAGQVSLRKGIPYLLEAFARLKHPAKHLTIVGSVQDDIRDILVRFPQENVTFTGSLPQTELSARMSASHLLVLPSVEEGLALVQGQAMACGCPVLATTATGAEDLFTDGVEGFIVPDRDVDALASRLQQVADDPALQQRLSEAALLRVRSLGGWDQYGDAWDTLLHTLTGLPREQN; translated from the coding sequence ATGCGAATCGTTCAGGCGGTCTTCGGCGTCTTCCACCACTTCGAACTCGCCCACCAGATGCACCGCCGTCACCACCTCCAGAAGATCTACTCGACCTGGCCGTGGGCGCGCCTGAAGCGCGAAGGTCTGCCGCACGCCCTCGTCGGCTGCTTTCCCCTGCTGCACACGACCGACTATCTTCTGGCCCGCACCCGCTTCTACCCGCCCGCAGTCTCCGCAAAGATGAACTCATGGAACGCGCGAGGGTTCGATCGCTGGACCCGCGCCGTCATCAAGCCATGCGACGCATTCATTGCCATCTCCGGTGCAGGCTTGCTGACCGGGGCGAAGGTCCAGGCGGCCGGCGGAAAGTTTATCTGCGACCGTGGTTCAACCCATCAGCGATATCAGGAAAATATTGTCGCCGAGGAATTCAAGCGCTGGGGCGTGTCACCCTCGCTCGAAAAGCCACACATCGTCATCCGCGAAGAGGCCATCTACCAGCAGGCTGACGCGATCACCGTGCCGTCGACCGTCTCAAAACGTTCCTTTGTACAGATGGGATTGGCCGCTGAGAAGGTTCACGTCATACCGTACGGGGTGCGTCTCGACCAGTTCAAGCGGACTGCAGAGCCACCGAAGAATAGCTTTCAGGTCCTGTTCGCCGGCCAGGTCAGCCTGCGCAAAGGTATTCCCTACCTGCTCGAGGCCTTTGCGCGCCTCAAGCACCCCGCGAAACACCTCACCATTGTAGGCAGCGTTCAGGACGACATTCGCGACATCCTTGTCCGCTTTCCGCAAGAGAATGTCACCTTTACCGGTTCGCTTCCGCAGACGGAACTCTCTGCGAGGATGAGCGCGAGTCACCTGCTCGTTTTGCCAAGCGTCGAGGAAGGCCTGGCGCTTGTGCAGGGTCAGGCGATGGCCTGTGGCTGTCCTGTTCTGGCGACTACCGCGACTGGAGCTGAAGATCTCTTCACTGACGGCGTTGAGGGCTTTATCGTTCCCGACCGCGACGTGGACGCGCTCGCATCGCGTCTCCAGCAGGTGGCAGATGATCCTGCGCTGCAACAGCGACTCAGCGAAGCAGCCTTGCTGCGGGTCAGGAGTCTCGGAGGCTGGGATCAATATGGCGACGCCTGGGATACCCTTCTGCACACCCTGACCGGCCTGCCGCGAGAGCAGAACTAA
- the miaB gene encoding tRNA (N6-isopentenyl adenosine(37)-C2)-methylthiotransferase MiaB, with protein sequence MSKTFYIETFGCQMNAHDSEKVIGTLVHEGYAQVQDEMDAGLILYNTCSIRDKAEQKVFHRLNEYKKMKGEGKKFAVIGCVAQQEGEKIFERAPYVSIVSGSASYRNLPQMLERLERGEERITGLDDRQTDETFETEFVARTNPHRGYITIIEGCDKFCAYCVVPYTRGKERSRAAASVLEEARRIADAGFTEIQLLGQNVNSYDDPSNKMTFAELLGAVGSVPGIRRVRFTTSHPRDFTKDIVDVIDATPTLCDHVHLPVQSGSTAILKAMNREYTRDWYLERISWIKAAKRNISITSDIIVGFPGETEQDLEDTATLLEAVGYDAIFAFKYSPRPNTPAITMQDSIPDDVKSTRLQTLLDRQRDIQRINYQRHMGENMELMVESHNKVRNQVVGRSSQNKTVNFTTSQLILPALGSYQQVTITEAFPNSLLGVN encoded by the coding sequence GTGAGCAAGACTTTTTATATCGAAACATTCGGCTGCCAGATGAACGCCCACGACTCCGAAAAGGTGATCGGGACGCTGGTGCACGAGGGCTATGCGCAGGTGCAGGACGAGATGGATGCAGGGCTGATTCTCTACAACACCTGCTCGATTCGCGACAAAGCGGAGCAGAAGGTCTTCCATCGTCTGAATGAGTACAAGAAGATGAAAGGCGAAGGAAAGAAGTTCGCCGTCATCGGCTGCGTGGCGCAGCAGGAGGGCGAGAAGATCTTTGAGCGCGCCCCCTACGTGTCGATCGTCTCGGGCTCTGCCTCCTACCGCAACCTGCCGCAGATGCTGGAGCGCCTGGAGCGCGGCGAAGAGCGCATTACCGGCCTCGACGACCGGCAGACAGACGAGACCTTCGAAACCGAGTTCGTGGCCCGTACGAACCCGCATCGCGGCTACATCACCATTATTGAGGGGTGCGACAAGTTCTGCGCGTACTGCGTTGTCCCGTACACCCGCGGCAAAGAGCGGAGCAGGGCAGCCGCCTCCGTACTCGAAGAGGCACGCCGCATCGCCGATGCCGGCTTTACCGAGATTCAGTTGCTCGGCCAGAACGTTAACTCCTACGACGATCCTTCGAACAAAATGACCTTTGCGGAGTTGCTTGGAGCCGTGGGGAGCGTTCCGGGTATTCGCCGCGTCCGCTTCACAACCTCGCATCCGCGTGACTTTACGAAGGATATCGTTGACGTCATCGATGCCACCCCAACGTTGTGCGACCACGTGCATCTGCCCGTGCAGAGCGGGTCGACCGCCATCCTGAAGGCGATGAACAGGGAGTATACCCGCGACTGGTACCTCGAGCGAATCTCCTGGATCAAGGCTGCGAAGCGCAACATCAGCATTACGTCGGACATCATCGTGGGTTTTCCCGGCGAGACGGAGCAGGATCTGGAAGACACCGCTACACTCCTTGAGGCGGTCGGCTACGACGCCATCTTCGCCTTCAAGTACTCACCTCGGCCGAACACCCCGGCCATCACCATGCAGGATTCCATTCCGGACGACGTAAAGTCTACGCGACTCCAAACCTTGCTTGATCGACAACGTGACATCCAGAGAATCAACTATCAGCGGCATATGGGTGAGAACATGGAGCTTATGGTGGAAAGTCATAACAAAGTTCGCAATCAGGTGGTCGGCCGCAGCTCGCAGAATAAGACGGTCAACTTCACCACAAGCCAGTTGATTCTACCGGCTCTTGGCAGCTATCAGCAGGTCACTATTACAGAGGCTTTTCCCAATAGCCTGCTTGGTGTCAACTAG
- a CDS encoding carboxypeptidase-like regulatory domain-containing protein — protein MVFSKVLGLSLVVCAGLSVAVPVAYGQEDNVRRGRKYKAPPVTSHIEVTVVKSTNHKPIPNAAVVFHTIVDGKDDGNLEVKTDPDGKAMIDVIPTGSDVRVQVIASGFATFGQDYKVDTATKEIEVAMIRPRAQVSAYTDSNGQPSQRKPGVQEPNRPPPPGVPPAGSTPPATPPVPTPTAPQTDPASVPGSTSPPSL, from the coding sequence ATGGTTTTTAGCAAGGTTCTCGGCTTATCGCTTGTGGTGTGTGCTGGTCTTTCTGTCGCCGTTCCCGTGGCTTATGGTCAGGAGGACAACGTTCGCCGTGGCCGGAAGTACAAGGCTCCGCCGGTGACCTCGCACATCGAGGTTACCGTGGTGAAGTCTACCAATCACAAGCCAATCCCGAACGCGGCGGTCGTCTTCCATACGATTGTGGATGGCAAGGATGACGGCAACCTCGAGGTGAAGACCGACCCGGACGGCAAGGCGATGATCGATGTGATCCCCACTGGCAGCGATGTGCGGGTGCAGGTGATCGCCAGTGGATTCGCCACCTTCGGGCAGGATTACAAGGTCGATACGGCGACGAAGGAGATCGAAGTCGCCATGATCCGGCCGCGTGCGCAGGTCTCTGCGTATACGGATAGCAACGGTCAGCCTTCGCAGCGGAAGCCGGGCGTACAGGAGCCAAATCGACCGCCACCGCCGGGAGTTCCTCCTGCCGGATCGACTCCCCCTGCGACACCGCCGGTTCCGACGCCGACGGCCCCGCAGACTGATCCTGCTTCCGTCCCCGGATCAACCTCGCCACCGAGTCTGTAG
- the aroA gene encoding 3-phosphoshikimate 1-carboxyvinyltransferase: MSTLAATTQIVRPARSFQGSVTLPGDKSISHRYAMLAGLASGTTRLSNFSTGADPHSSLACMQALGATIDTSNKEYIAVTGTAGYFTASDTPLDCGNSGSTMRMLAGLIAPHPHTYTLIGDASLTLRPMERIRKPLSQMGAQLDLVEGHAPITIHGTALRAIDFDTPIPSAQVKTAVLFAGLQAEGTTSLSESVRTRDHSEQALRAFGATLTRTGEKLSIAGGQKLSAIDATVPGDLSSAAFFLCAALLFPDSNLILDSIGMNPTRSSLLDVIVALGGVIKVLNVEEHHGELIGTIQVNRAPTGLKGIDITGALSAQIIDELPVLAAIAPYTRDGIRIRDAKELRVKESDRIALVAQNLKAMGAQFTEHEDGLDIPGGQELHGATIDSGSDHRIAMAFAIAALRATGETEIMGAEAAAISFPEFFEHLDALSQR, from the coding sequence ATGTCTACACTTGCCGCTACGACGCAGATCGTCCGTCCCGCTCGCTCCTTCCAAGGCTCCGTCACCCTTCCCGGCGATAAGTCGATCTCGCATCGCTATGCCATGCTCGCCGGGTTGGCCAGCGGCACGACGCGGCTCTCGAACTTCTCGACGGGCGCAGACCCGCACTCATCGTTGGCCTGCATGCAGGCACTCGGCGCGACCATCGATACCAGCAATAAGGAGTACATCGCCGTCACCGGAACCGCTGGCTACTTCACCGCCTCGGACACCCCACTGGACTGCGGCAACTCCGGCTCGACGATGCGCATGCTAGCGGGCCTGATCGCCCCGCACCCGCATACCTACACTCTGATCGGCGATGCCTCGCTCACCCTCCGGCCAATGGAGCGCATTCGCAAGCCACTCTCCCAGATGGGCGCGCAACTTGATCTCGTGGAAGGCCACGCGCCAATCACAATTCACGGGACGGCATTGCGCGCCATCGACTTCGACACGCCGATTCCCTCCGCACAGGTCAAGACCGCCGTCCTCTTCGCCGGTCTTCAGGCCGAGGGCACGACCTCACTATCGGAGTCCGTGCGCACCCGCGACCATAGCGAGCAGGCTCTCCGAGCGTTCGGCGCGACCCTCACACGCACCGGCGAGAAGCTCTCCATCGCGGGCGGCCAGAAGCTCTCGGCGATTGACGCCACCGTGCCCGGCGACCTCTCCTCCGCAGCCTTCTTCCTCTGCGCTGCGCTGCTCTTTCCGGATTCGAACCTCATCCTCGATTCGATCGGGATGAACCCGACGCGCTCCTCGCTGCTCGATGTGATTGTGGCGCTTGGCGGCGTCATCAAGGTTCTCAATGTGGAGGAGCATCACGGCGAATTGATCGGCACCATCCAGGTCAACCGGGCTCCGACCGGCCTCAAGGGAATCGACATCACCGGCGCCCTCTCCGCGCAGATCATCGACGAACTGCCCGTGCTTGCCGCTATCGCTCCGTACACGCGCGACGGCATCCGTATCCGCGACGCCAAAGAGCTTCGCGTCAAGGAGTCCGACCGAATCGCCCTCGTTGCGCAAAATTTGAAGGCAATGGGTGCACAATTCACCGAGCACGAAGACGGCCTCGATATCCCGGGAGGGCAGGAGCTTCACGGCGCGACGATCGACTCGGGGTCGGACCATCGCATCGCCATGGCGTTCGCGATCGCCGCGCTCCGGGCGACTGGCGAGACCGAAATCATGGGAGCCGAGGCCGCAGCGATCTCGTTCCCCGAATTCTTCGAGCACCTCGACGCACTGAGCCAGCGCTAG
- a CDS encoding VOC family protein has protein sequence MLTPFHIAFPVDDLDAARHFYGTVLACPEGRSSAQWIDFDLFGHQIVAHLKPRTATQDTHHNPVDGHDVPVPHFGVVLTMDKWEALADRLRAADTAFVIEPYIRFKGEVGEQATMFFLDPSGNALEFKAFADVTQLFAK, from the coding sequence ATGCTCACCCCTTTCCACATAGCCTTTCCTGTAGACGACCTGGACGCCGCCCGCCACTTCTACGGCACGGTCCTCGCCTGCCCCGAGGGTCGCAGCTCCGCCCAGTGGATCGACTTCGACCTCTTTGGCCACCAGATTGTGGCCCATCTCAAACCTCGCACTGCAACTCAGGACACGCATCACAATCCCGTTGACGGCCACGACGTGCCCGTCCCCCACTTTGGCGTCGTGCTCACAATGGATAAGTGGGAGGCCTTGGCCGATCGTCTCCGCGCAGCCGACACTGCGTTTGTCATCGAGCCGTACATTCGCTTCAAGGGCGAGGTCGGCGAACAGGCGACGATGTTCTTTCTCGACCCGTCCGGCAATGCTCTCGAGTTCAAAGCCTTCGCTGATGTGACGCAGCTCTTCGCGAAGTAG
- the purQ gene encoding phosphoribosylformylglycinamidine synthase subunit PurQ encodes MKFGVLVFPGSNCDHDTHNVVESLLKQPVTYLWHASEDLEGCDAILVPGGFAYGDYLRTGAIAKFAPIMQSVTRFAKGGGLVMGICNGFQILCEAGLLPGALMRNASQRYICKQINLRTETIDSPFTNALTAGQVLRMPIGHMEGNYFCDDATLATLKAEGRIAFRYATPEGEVTTDANPNGSLENIAGILSEGRNVLGMMPHPDRSSEGILGSADGLLLFQSLAQSLASAV; translated from the coding sequence ATGAAGTTTGGCGTCCTCGTCTTCCCCGGATCGAACTGCGACCATGACACGCACAACGTCGTCGAATCGCTGCTCAAGCAGCCCGTCACCTACCTCTGGCATGCCTCGGAAGATCTCGAGGGCTGCGACGCGATCCTCGTCCCAGGCGGCTTTGCCTACGGCGACTATCTTCGCACCGGGGCTATCGCCAAATTCGCCCCAATCATGCAGTCCGTGACCCGATTCGCCAAGGGCGGCGGTCTGGTGATGGGGATCTGCAACGGCTTTCAAATCCTCTGCGAGGCGGGCCTGCTGCCCGGCGCGTTGATGCGCAATGCGAGTCAGCGTTATATCTGCAAGCAGATCAACCTCCGCACCGAGACGATCGACTCGCCCTTCACGAATGCGCTCACCGCTGGACAGGTTTTGCGGATGCCGATCGGCCATATGGAGGGGAACTATTTTTGCGACGATGCAACCCTCGCCACGCTCAAAGCGGAGGGCCGCATCGCATTTCGCTACGCCACACCTGAGGGCGAGGTGACGACCGATGCCAATCCTAACGGCTCGCTCGAAAATATCGCCGGCATCCTGAGCGAAGGCCGCAATGTCCTCGGCATGATGCCGCACCCGGACCGATCGAGCGAGGGTATTCTCGGCTCGGCTGACGGCTTGCTGCTCTTTCAGTCGCTGGCTCAATCGCTTGCAAGCGCAGTCTAG
- a CDS encoding glycosyltransferase family 9 protein translates to MSLARAVKGAVFGSVAGLERTLRPGSRSTDLSTVQNFLLLQYPLALGTAVHATPLIPALREAVPGCRIAVAASGLALEVFRNNPGVDYLLATPSPLKDFRGAIRSLRAQIPFGGESFAALMTRGNERTLVSTAAFLSGAAIRIGFTEVPQLYQTALTFDPERSLIDNNLRIVEALGHPFRHCEPQMFPGAADEAWADQTLRSSGVREGQMVAVFVTQTSVTQRKSWRAERFQATANFLIAEYGAHILFVGTAAEAQAIETLRLGVANPAATTSVAGGTTLLQLAALLGRCRVGLTLDTGPLHIGRTVKLPMVIVAPAWSPVIEWLPVGDARYRILKNADMPDCPPDYIIDEVSVDEVKAELSSLIKAYPQT, encoded by the coding sequence GTGAGTCTAGCTCGAGCGGTAAAGGGTGCGGTGTTCGGCAGCGTTGCCGGGTTGGAGCGGACGTTGCGGCCAGGCTCCCGTAGTACAGATCTATCCACCGTTCAGAACTTTCTGCTGTTGCAGTACCCATTGGCCTTAGGGACTGCGGTTCACGCCACGCCGCTGATTCCAGCGCTGCGAGAAGCCGTTCCCGGCTGCCGTATCGCGGTTGCAGCCAGCGGACTTGCCCTTGAAGTCTTTCGCAACAACCCGGGCGTCGACTACCTGCTGGCCACGCCGAGTCCGCTGAAGGATTTCCGCGGTGCGATCCGCTCCTTGCGGGCCCAGATCCCGTTCGGCGGCGAGAGCTTTGCCGCATTGATGACGCGAGGCAACGAGCGCACGCTGGTATCGACGGCAGCCTTTCTCAGTGGGGCGGCTATCCGGATTGGATTTACAGAGGTCCCGCAGCTCTATCAAACGGCGCTGACGTTCGATCCTGAGAGGAGCCTGATCGATAACAACCTCCGCATCGTGGAGGCCCTAGGCCATCCATTCCGGCATTGCGAGCCGCAGATGTTTCCGGGCGCGGCTGATGAAGCCTGGGCTGATCAGACGCTTCGAAGCAGTGGCGTGCGCGAGGGGCAGATGGTTGCGGTCTTCGTCACCCAAACCAGTGTGACTCAGCGGAAGAGCTGGCGAGCCGAGCGATTTCAGGCGACTGCCAACTTTTTAATCGCAGAGTACGGCGCACATATCCTCTTTGTAGGCACGGCGGCAGAGGCACAGGCCATCGAGACCCTACGGCTTGGGGTCGCAAACCCAGCCGCGACCACAAGTGTGGCCGGTGGAACGACATTGCTGCAACTGGCGGCGCTGTTGGGCCGCTGCCGCGTTGGCTTGACGCTCGACACGGGGCCGCTCCACATCGGTCGGACGGTGAAGCTGCCGATGGTGATCGTCGCACCCGCATGGTCGCCGGTCATCGAGTGGCTGCCGGTTGGCGACGCCCGCTACCGCATTCTCAAAAACGCGGACATGCCGGACTGCCCGCCGGACTACATCATCGACGAGGTCTCAGTCGACGAGGTCAAGGCTGAGCTCAGCAGCCTGATTAAGGCCTACCCGCAGACCTAG
- a CDS encoding SDR family NAD(P)-dependent oxidoreductase, protein MTRQLAGQTALVTGAAKRIGRTIALALAEAGANVAITYRDSADEAEATVRVLAEFDIEAMAVRCDLQQPESVTETVAAVVAEFGGLDLLVNNAGVFASEALESITVDQWDSMFATNTRGPFLMAQAALVHLKARGGRIINIGSLGGIHPWATHGHYCTSKAALHMLSQTMAKAWAPAVSVNCVAPGMIVQGEVGAAYEHFAEKTPMQRNGTAADVAAAVLFFATGPHFITGQLLAVDGGLGL, encoded by the coding sequence ATGACGAGGCAACTTGCAGGACAGACCGCACTAGTAACGGGCGCGGCAAAGCGGATAGGCCGGACCATCGCCCTCGCCCTGGCTGAGGCTGGAGCAAACGTAGCAATCACCTACCGCGATTCGGCTGACGAGGCTGAGGCGACGGTTCGTGTTCTGGCAGAGTTCGATATCGAGGCAATGGCTGTCCGATGCGATCTGCAGCAGCCGGAGAGCGTGACCGAGACAGTGGCCGCCGTCGTGGCGGAGTTCGGCGGACTCGACCTGCTGGTCAATAACGCCGGGGTCTTTGCCTCTGAGGCGCTCGAGTCGATCACCGTAGATCAGTGGGACAGCATGTTCGCGACCAACACGCGCGGTCCGTTCCTCATGGCGCAGGCAGCGCTTGTGCACCTGAAGGCGCGGGGGGGCCGCATCATCAACATCGGCTCGCTGGGTGGCATTCACCCGTGGGCCACGCACGGACACTACTGCACGTCGAAGGCGGCGCTGCATATGCTCTCGCAGACCATGGCGAAGGCGTGGGCTCCCGCGGTCAGCGTGAACTGCGTCGCTCCAGGCATGATTGTGCAGGGCGAGGTGGGAGCGGCGTACGAGCACTTCGCCGAGAAAACTCCCATGCAGCGGAACGGCACGGCAGCCGATGTGGCGGCGGCGGTCCTGTTCTTCGCGACCGGACCACACTTCATCACCGGGCAACTGCTTGCTGTCGATGGTGGATTAGGGCTTTAG
- a CDS encoding GAF domain-containing protein, translating to MSTTDKPRKAGTPGLTSPAPEDHFEGDYRPPVQESAVAPAPDPHIRLEPLQVEFLHRLADALNTTLDVNTLMHRVADLVRAVIDYRIFAILLLNDRTHELRMRFQSGHTAEIERMRIKVGHGVVGQAALQRKSMLIEDVTTFPQYVEANPNVRSELAVPLIVKNKVIGVLDLESEQIGYFTNEHRRLLELVASRMSTAIENARLYTRVSRQAETLSVLNEISREITSILDLDDLLERIGQLLKRVIDFQMFTILLWNEREGQFEHRFSSRYGERITRIRTVQLGQGLIGTAAEERAPVLAPDVRKDPRYFAENPETRSELSVPLIYKGKVIGVLDLEHTRVNYYNEDHQTTLSTLAAQVAISIANARLYQRIHEEEQRMERDLEMARQVQLRLLPATPPRLAHAEIAARFLPARSIGGDLYDFLDYGAGKVALAVGDVSGKAAPAALYAALVSGILRSLAPQKLSAGTLLAALNDQLQERKLASQYVTMLIAVWDDETRSLQIANAGSVQPLFVTAETTSLTNAIDVRTIEVEGFPLGLFPNVVYEEMTLATRPGDLVVFFSDGIVDANDAKAEMFGSDRLCTLLQHHPTATDSSEAAVDAILDAVALFQGGTEHFDDETVVVLRVH from the coding sequence ATGTCGACCACCGACAAGCCGCGCAAGGCCGGAACTCCCGGCCTTACTTCACCCGCACCGGAGGATCACTTCGAAGGTGACTACCGCCCTCCTGTGCAGGAGAGCGCGGTTGCGCCTGCGCCCGACCCGCACATCCGCCTCGAACCGCTGCAGGTTGAGTTCCTGCATCGCCTCGCGGATGCACTCAACACCACGCTCGATGTGAACACGCTGATGCACCGCGTCGCTGACCTTGTTCGTGCCGTGATCGACTATCGCATCTTCGCGATTTTGCTGCTGAACGACCGCACGCACGAGCTGCGGATGCGTTTCCAGAGTGGACATACGGCGGAGATCGAACGGATGCGCATCAAGGTTGGCCATGGCGTTGTTGGACAGGCGGCACTGCAGCGCAAGTCCATGCTGATCGAGGATGTGACTACCTTCCCGCAGTATGTTGAGGCGAATCCGAACGTTCGCTCGGAACTGGCTGTGCCGCTGATCGTGAAAAATAAGGTAATCGGCGTGCTCGATCTAGAATCTGAACAGATCGGCTACTTTACCAACGAGCATCGCAGGTTGCTCGAACTCGTCGCATCGCGCATGTCGACCGCCATTGAGAATGCACGGCTCTACACGCGGGTTTCGCGCCAGGCAGAGACGCTGAGCGTGCTGAACGAGATCTCCCGCGAGATTACAAGCATCCTCGATCTGGACGATCTGCTGGAGCGGATCGGCCAGCTGCTGAAGCGCGTGATCGACTTCCAGATGTTCACCATCCTGCTCTGGAACGAGCGTGAGGGACAGTTTGAACACCGCTTCTCGTCGCGCTATGGTGAGCGGATTACGCGCATACGGACCGTGCAGCTTGGGCAGGGATTGATCGGTACGGCAGCGGAGGAGCGTGCGCCGGTGCTTGCACCCGATGTGCGGAAAGATCCGCGCTACTTCGCTGAAAACCCCGAGACTCGTTCAGAGCTGAGCGTTCCGCTGATCTATAAGGGTAAGGTGATCGGTGTGCTTGATCTCGAGCACACCCGGGTCAATTACTACAACGAGGATCATCAGACGACCCTGAGCACGCTGGCTGCGCAGGTCGCGATCTCGATTGCCAATGCCCGGCTCTATCAGCGCATCCATGAGGAAGAGCAGCGGATGGAGCGCGACCTGGAGATGGCGCGGCAGGTCCAGCTTCGTCTGCTTCCGGCTACCCCTCCACGTCTTGCACATGCGGAGATCGCTGCGCGTTTTCTTCCGGCACGCTCCATTGGTGGCGACCTCTATGACTTTCTTGACTATGGTGCGGGCAAGGTAGCCCTTGCTGTCGGCGACGTCTCGGGCAAGGCTGCACCGGCGGCCCTTTACGCTGCGCTTGTGTCCGGCATCCTCCGATCGCTTGCTCCACAGAAGCTCTCAGCAGGCACGTTGCTGGCCGCGCTGAACGACCAGTTGCAGGAGCGCAAGCTGGCCTCGCAGTACGTCACCATGCTGATCGCCGTGTGGGACGACGAGACCCGCTCGCTGCAGATCGCGAACGCAGGCTCCGTGCAGCCGCTCTTCGTCACGGCGGAGACGACGAGCCTCACCAACGCGATCGATGTGCGAACGATTGAGGTCGAGGGCTTCCCGCTCGGGCTGTTCCCCAACGTCGTGTACGAAGAGATGACACTCGCGACCCGACCCGGCGATCTGGTGGTCTTCTTTTCTGACGGCATCGTGGACGCGAACGACGCCAAGGCAGAGATGTTCGGATCGGACCGGCTATGTACGCTGCTGCAGCATCATCCCACGGCGACGGACAGTTCCGAGGCCGCCGTGGATGCCATTCTTGATGCCGTGGCCCTCTTCCAGGGCGGTACGGAGCATTTCGATGATGAGACTGTAGTCGTCCTGCGCGTCCACTAA
- a CDS encoding bifunctional nuclease family protein, which yields MKPSLEVPLEIEMQIRGLMMDPVTNMPIVVLKDVASDMILPIWVGVFEANAIALELEKSSTPRPMTHDLLKNLAQGLNARVQKIVVSELREDTFYALIWMEQAGEIIALDARPSDAIALALRWDCPIYVHRDVIANTRQLSDGAQSVNTEELRRWLENLNDDDMGQYKM from the coding sequence ATGAAGCCCTCTCTTGAAGTGCCACTTGAGATCGAGATGCAGATTCGCGGGTTAATGATGGATCCCGTAACGAATATGCCCATCGTGGTTCTGAAAGATGTGGCGAGTGACATGATCCTGCCCATCTGGGTTGGTGTCTTTGAGGCAAACGCAATTGCGCTGGAGCTTGAGAAGAGCAGCACGCCGCGACCGATGACGCATGATCTGTTGAAGAACCTCGCACAGGGATTGAACGCACGGGTGCAGAAGATTGTCGTCTCAGAACTGCGGGAGGACACCTTCTACGCGCTGATCTGGATGGAGCAGGCGGGCGAGATCATCGCGCTCGATGCTCGTCCCTCCGATGCAATTGCGCTGGCCCTCCGCTGGGATTGTCCGATCTATGTCCATCGCGACGTGATTGCCAACACACGACAGCTCTCAGACGGCGCGCAAAGTGTGAATACGGAAGAGCTGCGGCGATGGCTCGAAAATCTCAATGACGACGACATGGGCCAGTACAAGATGTAG
- a CDS encoding tyrosine-protein phosphatase, translated as MIDLHHHLLPGLDDGSKTMENSVAMAKLAAADGITHVVCTPHANGKYVYDPAVNEALVVEFRDLLAADNVPLTLGLGCDFHLSYDNIQDAKDNPARYTINNLSYLLVEIPDYGLPRGLTEIFYELQLAGMTPILTHPERNPTLQSDMSRLEEWLRGGVLIQVTGDSVRGSMGKAAEKMAHQLLTDRWVHFLATDAHNVTSRPPRLSEAHRIVSKKYGADYADMLCTTNPRAVFEGKPMPQQEEPRNLYDEREEKGFFSRMFSKLTEK; from the coding sequence ATGATTGACCTCCACCACCACCTTCTTCCCGGCCTCGATGACGGCTCCAAGACCATGGAAAACTCTGTCGCGATGGCGAAGCTTGCCGCTGCTGACGGGATCACCCATGTCGTCTGCACTCCCCATGCCAACGGCAAGTACGTCTACGATCCGGCGGTCAACGAGGCACTGGTGGTTGAGTTCCGCGATCTGCTCGCGGCCGACAATGTGCCCCTGACGCTCGGCCTTGGCTGCGACTTCCATCTCTCCTACGACAACATTCAGGACGCGAAGGACAACCCGGCGCGCTACACGATCAACAATCTCAGCTACCTGCTCGTAGAGATCCCGGACTACGGCCTTCCACGTGGACTGACGGAGATCTTTTATGAGCTGCAGCTAGCCGGGATGACGCCGATCCTGACCCATCCTGAGCGCAACCCGACCCTGCAATCCGATATGTCGCGACTGGAAGAGTGGCTGCGCGGCGGCGTCCTGATCCAGGTCACTGGCGACTCAGTCCGGGGTAGCATGGGCAAAGCCGCCGAGAAGATGGCGCACCAGTTACTTACCGATCGCTGGGTTCACTTTCTGGCGACCGACGCCCACAACGTGACGTCGCGCCCACCGCGCCTCAGCGAAGCTCACAGGATTGTCTCGAAGAAGTATGGCGCGGACTATGCGGATATGCTCTGCACCACCAATCCGCGAGCCGTCTTCGAAGGTAAACCGATGCCCCAACAGGAAGAGCCCCGCAACCTCTACGATGAGCGCGAAGAAAAAGGCTTCTTCAGCCGGATGTTCTCAAAGCTGACGGAAAAGTAA